From Micromonospora rifamycinica, a single genomic window includes:
- a CDS encoding ABC transporter permease, which yields MSALTGTGHLVRLILRRDRVVLPLWVLLLAVLPASYAASFATLFPTAAERAAYATGTARSPSVVALLGPVYGDSTGALTAQRGGFLQVIVGLAALLTVIRHTRTEEEAGRRELLGATVLGRYAGLTAALLTTYAASLLLGLLTAGGLAATGLPAAGSLAYGLSAALVGVVFATVGGLAAQLTETAGGARGTAVGVLGVTFALRLVGDTARDEWPSWLSPLGWAPRIRAYEGERWWVLALPVALTVLLAVVTYPVAVRRDIGAGVLPSRRGPGRAGRALSGPFGLAWRLHRGLLLGWSVGFGLLGATVGGAAEAAGRSVAGNAALEQMMARLGGASGLAEAYLGASLGIAGLAAAGYGIQAALRTRSEEAAGRVEPVLATGVRRSAWLASHLVFALLGPVVVLAVTGLAAGLAYGSSIDDVPGQLPRLLGAGLAQVPAAWLLAGLAVLLYGLLPRLSPTAWAVLAVCVLLGQLGAVLELSQWLLDLSPFTHTPQVLRAGWSATPLLTMTGLAGLFAATGLAAFRRRDVPTT from the coding sequence GTGAGCGCCCTCACCGGCACCGGGCACCTGGTCCGGCTGATCCTGCGCCGGGACCGGGTCGTCCTCCCGCTCTGGGTGCTGCTGCTGGCCGTGCTGCCGGCGTCGTACGCGGCCAGCTTCGCCACCCTCTTCCCGACCGCCGCCGAGCGGGCCGCGTACGCCACCGGCACCGCCCGCAGCCCGTCGGTGGTGGCCCTGCTCGGCCCGGTCTACGGCGACAGCACCGGCGCGCTGACCGCCCAGCGCGGCGGCTTCCTCCAGGTGATCGTCGGGCTGGCCGCCCTGCTCACCGTCATCCGGCACACCCGCACCGAGGAGGAGGCCGGCCGGCGGGAACTGCTCGGCGCGACCGTCCTCGGGCGGTACGCCGGCCTCACCGCCGCGCTGCTGACGACGTACGCGGCCAGCCTGCTGCTCGGCCTGCTCACCGCCGGCGGGTTGGCCGCTACCGGGCTGCCGGCGGCCGGCTCCCTGGCGTACGGGCTGTCGGCGGCGCTGGTGGGGGTGGTCTTCGCCACGGTGGGCGGGTTGGCCGCCCAGCTCACCGAGACCGCCGGTGGGGCCCGGGGGACCGCCGTCGGGGTGCTCGGGGTGACGTTCGCGCTCCGGCTGGTCGGCGACACCGCCCGCGACGAGTGGCCGAGCTGGCTGTCCCCGCTGGGCTGGGCGCCGCGTATCCGCGCCTACGAGGGGGAACGCTGGTGGGTGCTGGCCCTGCCGGTCGCCTTGACGGTGCTGCTCGCCGTGGTGACGTACCCGGTCGCGGTGCGGCGGGACATCGGTGCCGGCGTGCTGCCGTCCCGGCGTGGTCCGGGCCGGGCGGGGCGGGCGCTGTCCGGGCCGTTCGGCCTGGCCTGGCGGCTGCACCGGGGCCTGTTGCTGGGCTGGTCGGTGGGCTTCGGCCTGCTCGGGGCGACCGTCGGTGGGGCGGCCGAGGCGGCCGGTCGGTCGGTCGCCGGCAACGCCGCGCTGGAGCAGATGATGGCCCGGCTGGGCGGGGCGTCGGGGCTGGCCGAGGCCTACCTGGGGGCGTCGTTGGGGATAGCCGGGCTGGCCGCCGCCGGCTACGGCATCCAGGCGGCGTTGCGGACGCGGTCGGAGGAGGCCGCCGGGCGGGTCGAGCCGGTGCTGGCCACCGGGGTGCGCCGGTCGGCCTGGCTCGCCTCGCATCTGGTGTTCGCCCTGCTGGGGCCGGTGGTGGTGCTGGCGGTGACCGGGCTGGCGGCCGGGCTGGCCTACGGGTCGAGCATCGACGACGTGCCGGGCCAACTGCCCCGGCTGCTCGGTGCCGGCCTGGCGCAGGTGCCGGCGGCCTGGCTGCTGGCCGGGCTGGCGGTGCTGCTGTACGGGCTGCTGCCCCGCCTCTCCCCGACGGCCTGGGCGGTGCTCGCGGTCTGTGTGCTGCTCGGTCAGCTCGGTGCGGTGCTGGAGCTGAGCCAGTGGCTGCTGGACCTCTCGCCGTTCACGCACACCCCACAGGTGCTGCGGGCCGGTTGGAGCGCCACCCCGTTGCTGACGATGACCGGGCTCGCCGGGCTGTTCGCGGCGACCGGGCTCGCCGCCTTCCGCCGCCGCGACGTGCCCACCACCTGA
- a CDS encoding ABC transporter ATP-binding protein, producing METPIAVTGLVKTFGRTRALDGLDLNVRAGEVHGFLGPNGAGKSTAIRVLLGLLRADTGAVRLLDGDPWRDAVALHRRLAYVPGDVTLWPQLSGGEVIDLLGRMRGGLDPRRRAELLESFELDPRKKGRTYSKGNRQKVGLVAALASDVELLLLDEPTSGLDPLMEEVFQHWIDRARRDGRTVLLSSHILAEVEALCDRVTIIRNGRHVETGTLTELRHLHRTAIDAELAGPIDGLATLPGVHDLRVDGERVRFAVDTVALDAALRRLTEIGVRSLVSQPPTLEELFLRHYETPAADPSAAPASAASGGDRPTGVRR from the coding sequence ATGGAAACCCCGATAGCGGTGACCGGCCTGGTGAAGACCTTCGGCCGCACCCGGGCCCTCGACGGGCTCGACCTGAACGTCCGGGCCGGTGAGGTGCACGGCTTCCTCGGCCCGAACGGCGCCGGCAAGTCGACCGCCATCCGGGTGCTGCTCGGGCTGCTGCGGGCGGACACGGGGGCCGTCCGACTGCTCGACGGCGACCCGTGGCGTGACGCCGTCGCGCTGCACCGCCGCCTGGCGTACGTGCCGGGCGACGTCACCCTCTGGCCGCAGCTCTCCGGTGGTGAGGTGATCGACCTGCTCGGGCGGATGCGCGGCGGGCTCGACCCGAGACGCCGCGCCGAGCTGCTGGAATCGTTCGAGCTGGACCCCCGCAAGAAGGGGCGCACCTACTCCAAGGGCAACCGGCAGAAGGTCGGCCTGGTCGCCGCGCTCGCCTCCGACGTCGAACTGCTCCTCCTCGACGAGCCCACCTCCGGGCTGGACCCGCTGATGGAGGAGGTGTTCCAGCACTGGATCGACCGCGCCCGCCGCGACGGCCGCACGGTGCTGCTGTCCAGCCACATCCTCGCCGAGGTGGAGGCGCTCTGCGACCGGGTGACGATCATCCGCAACGGCCGTCACGTCGAGACCGGCACCCTGACCGAGCTGCGCCACCTGCACCGCACCGCGATCGACGCCGAGCTGGCCGGCCCGATCGACGGTCTGGCCACCCTGCCCGGCGTGCACGACCTGCGGGTCGACGGGGAGCGGGTCCGCTTCGCCGTCGACACCGTCGCGCTGGACGCCGCGCTGCGCCGGCTCACCGAGATCGGCGTCCGCAGCCTGGTCAGCCAGCCGCCGACGCTGGAGGAGCTGTTCCTGCGCCACTACGAGACACCCGCCGCCGACCCGTCCGCCGCCCCCGCCAGCGCCGCGTCGGGTGGGGACCGGCCGACCGGGGTACGGCGGTGA
- a CDS encoding GbsR/MarR family transcriptional regulator, translating into MPDDRHPGRHDEVHLFVERMAMAWADVGFPRMAGRVLFTVMSADGPLTAAQIGERLGVSAAAVSGAVRHLTQFGMLVREPVPRSRRDHYRMPDDPWYEGTITKTGLYKNFIDIADAGADALGGTATPGGARVGEMRDFFVFVQEELDSLGERWRARRAANGHAEPPAA; encoded by the coding sequence ATGCCTGACGACCGCCACCCCGGCCGGCACGATGAGGTCCACCTCTTCGTGGAACGGATGGCGATGGCCTGGGCCGACGTCGGCTTCCCCCGGATGGCGGGGCGGGTCCTGTTCACCGTGATGAGCGCCGACGGCCCACTGACCGCCGCGCAGATCGGCGAGCGGCTGGGCGTCAGCGCGGCGGCCGTCTCCGGCGCGGTCCGCCACCTGACCCAGTTCGGCATGCTGGTGCGCGAACCGGTCCCCCGCTCCCGGCGGGACCACTACCGGATGCCGGACGACCCCTGGTACGAGGGGACCATCACCAAGACCGGCCTCTACAAGAACTTCATCGACATCGCCGACGCGGGCGCCGACGCGCTGGGCGGCACGGCCACCCCGGGCGGCGCACGGGTGGGCGAGATGCGGGACTTCTTCGTCTTCGTCCAGGAGGAGCTTGACTCGCTCGGCGAGCGCTGGCGGGCCCGCCGCGCCGCCAACGGCCACGCCGAGCCGCCCGCCGCCTGA
- a CDS encoding response regulator, which yields MTQTAKALLVDDRRENLMALEAILQGLPVQSVAVESGEAALKQLLVDDFAVILLDAQMPDMDGFETASHIKRRERTRHVPIIFLTAADKDAQLALRGYAVGAVDYLTKPFDPWVLRAKVSVFVELWVKTRQLAAQSDVVRERDAQWRVLTDAVDEATTLLRAEDDPQARQRALDVLEQARWGHTA from the coding sequence GTGACGCAGACGGCCAAGGCGCTGCTGGTCGACGACCGTCGGGAGAACCTGATGGCGCTGGAGGCGATCCTCCAGGGGCTCCCGGTGCAGTCGGTGGCCGTGGAGAGCGGTGAGGCGGCGCTGAAGCAACTGCTGGTGGACGACTTCGCGGTCATCCTGCTCGACGCCCAGATGCCGGACATGGACGGGTTCGAGACGGCCAGTCACATCAAGCGCCGGGAGCGGACCCGGCACGTGCCGATCATCTTCCTCACCGCCGCCGACAAGGACGCCCAGCTGGCCCTGCGCGGGTACGCGGTGGGGGCGGTCGACTACCTGACCAAGCCGTTCGACCCGTGGGTGCTGCGGGCCAAGGTGTCGGTGTTCGTGGAGCTGTGGGTGAAGACCCGGCAGCTGGCGGCGCAGTCGGACGTGGTGCGGGAGCGCGACGCCCAGTGGCGGGTGCTCACCGACGCGGTGGACGAGGCCACCACCCTGCTGCGCGCCGAGGACGACCCGCAGGCCCGGCAGCGCGCCCTGGACGTGCTGGAACAGGCCCGCTGGGGCCACACCGCCTGA
- a CDS encoding HAMP domain-containing protein, translating to MMTAKQSVTADVSASEHDALLGELSEALRRVGRGDFKVRLPRRAGAAGEVADAFNEVVSLQERQHLDLRRISRVVGRDGRLTERLDEEGLDGSWAEGQRAVNSLIDDLGRPTTEIARVIMAVADGDLSQHMALEIDDRPLRGEYLRIGRTVNTMVDQLSSFSNEVTRVAREVGTEGKLGGQADVRGVAGTWKDLTDSVNTMASNLTGQVRSISQVATAVARGDLSQKITVGARGEVAELTDTMNSLTDTLRLFAEQVTRVAREVGTEGKLGGQAQVPNVAGTWKDLTDSVNSMASNLTSQVRNIAQVSTAVARGDLSQKITVAAQGEILELKDTVNTMVDQLSSFADEVTRVAREVGIEGKLGGQAQVRGVSGTWRDLTENVNQLAGNLTSQVRNISQVSTAVAKGDLSQKITVDAQGEILELKNTVNTMVDQLSSFADEVTRVAREVGTEGKLGGQAQVKGVSGTWRDLTDNVNSMASNLTSQVRNIASVTTAVAKGDLGQKITVDARGEILELKSTVNTMVDQLSSFADEVTRVAREVGTEGKLGGQAQVRGVAGTWRDLTDNVNSMASNLTSQVRNIAQVSTAVARGDLSQKITVDAQGEILELKNTVNTMVDQLSSFADEVTRVAREVGTEGKLGGQAQVKGVSGTWRDLTDNVNSMASNLTSQVRNIASVTTAVAKGDLGQKITVDAQGEILELKNTVNTMVDQLSSFADEVTRVAREVGIEGKLGGQAQVKGVSGTWRDLTENVNQLASTLTTQLRAISQVSTSVTRGDLTQRIAVKAQGEVAELKDNINQMIVTLRETTKKNAEQGWLDSNLARIGGLLQGQRDLGEVCRMIMMEVTPLVDAQLGAFFLADTSDGVMRLRLTASYGYVARGHEVTFGPGEGLVGQAALSRRTIRLNALPDGRITLRSGLAETLPSDLVVLPILFEGELLGVIEFASVARFSELHLAFLERLVLTIGVAVNTIQANRRTEELLAQSQRLALELQDQSAELQRTNAELEDKAKLLSEQKGNIETKNREIELARLGLEEKAQQLTRASAYKSEFLANMSHELRTPLNSLLLLARLLVENSERNLTPKQIEFARTIHGSGSDLLRLIDDILDLSKIEAGRMDVEPTEIRFAEIRNYVEQAFAPQAEDKNLDFQVRVAKELPPALVTDAQRLQQILRNMLSNAVKFTDNGAVTLRIAPAAENAVFDVPALTNARQVIAFTVIDTGIGISDDKLSIIFEAFQQADGTTSRRYGGTGLGLSISRDLARLIGGTITVTSAPGQGSTFTLFVPDVLAPDAVVAPQSPSPERAGLPSSLLMPPMELLATPEAPATRQLDGATVLIVDDDVRNVFALTSALELHGMTVLYSDNGADGVRVLAEHPEVDIVLMDAMMPDQDGYETTRQIRRNHRFADLPIVFLTAKAMPGDRESALAAGGSDYITKPVDLDGLIERMASWISGRRDRENS from the coding sequence GGAGCGGCAGCACCTGGACCTGCGCCGGATCAGCCGGGTGGTGGGTCGGGACGGTCGGCTGACCGAGCGCCTCGACGAGGAGGGCCTGGACGGCTCCTGGGCGGAGGGGCAGCGGGCGGTCAACTCGCTCATCGACGACCTGGGCCGCCCGACCACCGAGATCGCCCGGGTGATCATGGCGGTGGCCGACGGCGACCTCTCCCAGCACATGGCGCTGGAGATCGACGACCGCCCGCTGCGCGGTGAGTACCTGCGGATCGGCCGGACGGTCAACACGATGGTCGACCAGCTCTCGTCGTTCTCCAACGAGGTGACCCGGGTGGCCCGGGAGGTGGGCACCGAGGGCAAGCTGGGCGGTCAGGCGGACGTCCGGGGTGTCGCCGGCACCTGGAAGGACCTCACCGACTCGGTGAACACCATGGCGTCGAACCTGACCGGCCAGGTGCGGTCGATCTCCCAGGTGGCGACGGCGGTGGCCCGGGGCGACCTGTCGCAGAAGATCACGGTGGGGGCGCGTGGCGAGGTCGCCGAGCTGACCGACACGATGAACTCGCTCACCGACACGCTGCGGCTCTTCGCTGAGCAGGTGACCCGGGTGGCCCGGGAGGTGGGCACCGAGGGCAAGCTCGGCGGTCAGGCCCAGGTGCCGAACGTGGCGGGCACCTGGAAGGACCTCACCGACAGCGTCAACTCGATGGCGTCGAACCTGACCAGCCAGGTGCGTAACATCGCTCAGGTCTCCACGGCGGTGGCCCGGGGCGACCTGAGCCAGAAGATCACCGTGGCGGCCCAGGGCGAGATCCTGGAGCTGAAGGACACCGTGAACACGATGGTGGACCAGCTCTCGTCGTTCGCCGACGAGGTGACCCGGGTGGCCCGTGAGGTCGGCATCGAGGGCAAGCTGGGTGGGCAGGCGCAGGTGCGCGGGGTCTCCGGCACCTGGCGGGACCTGACCGAGAACGTCAACCAGCTCGCCGGCAACCTGACCAGTCAGGTCCGTAACATCTCGCAGGTCTCCACGGCGGTGGCGAAGGGTGACCTGTCGCAGAAGATCACGGTGGACGCGCAGGGCGAGATCCTGGAGCTGAAGAACACCGTGAACACGATGGTGGACCAGCTCTCGTCGTTCGCCGACGAGGTGACCCGGGTGGCCCGGGAGGTGGGCACCGAGGGCAAGCTAGGCGGACAGGCCCAGGTGAAGGGTGTCTCCGGCACCTGGCGCGATCTCACCGACAACGTGAACTCGATGGCGTCGAACCTGACCAGTCAGGTCCGCAACATCGCCTCGGTGACCACGGCGGTGGCCAAGGGCGACCTCGGGCAGAAGATCACGGTCGACGCCCGGGGTGAGATCCTGGAGCTGAAGTCCACGGTCAACACGATGGTGGACCAGCTCTCGTCGTTCGCCGACGAGGTGACCCGGGTGGCCCGTGAGGTGGGCACCGAGGGCAAGCTCGGCGGGCAGGCCCAGGTCCGTGGCGTCGCCGGCACCTGGCGGGACCTGACCGACAACGTGAACTCGATGGCGTCCAACCTGACCAGCCAGGTCCGCAACATCGCCCAGGTCTCCACGGCGGTCGCGCGCGGTGACCTGTCGCAGAAGATCACGGTGGACGCGCAGGGCGAGATCCTGGAGCTGAAGAACACCGTGAACACGATGGTGGACCAGCTCTCGTCGTTCGCCGACGAGGTGACCCGGGTGGCCCGTGAGGTGGGCACCGAGGGCAAGCTCGGCGGTCAGGCACAGGTCAAGGGCGTCAGTGGCACCTGGCGGGACCTGACCGACAACGTGAACTCGATGGCGTCCAACCTGACCAGTCAGGTCCGCAACATCGCCTCGGTGACCACGGCGGTGGCCAAGGGCGACCTCGGGCAGAAGATCACGGTCGACGCGCAGGGCGAGATCCTGGAGCTGAAGAACACCGTGAACACGATGGTCGACCAGCTCAGCTCGTTCGCCGACGAGGTGACCCGGGTGGCGCGCGAGGTCGGCATCGAGGGCAAGCTCGGCGGTCAGGCGCAGGTGAAGGGGGTCTCCGGCACCTGGCGGGATCTCACCGAGAACGTCAACCAGCTCGCCTCGACGCTGACCACCCAGCTCCGGGCGATCTCCCAGGTCTCCACCTCGGTGACCCGGGGCGACCTGACCCAGCGGATCGCGGTCAAGGCGCAGGGCGAGGTCGCCGAGCTGAAGGACAACATCAACCAGATGATCGTCACCCTGCGGGAGACGACCAAGAAGAACGCCGAGCAGGGCTGGCTGGACTCCAACCTGGCCCGGATCGGCGGCCTGCTCCAGGGCCAGCGGGACCTGGGCGAGGTCTGCCGCATGATCATGATGGAGGTGACCCCGCTGGTCGACGCGCAGCTCGGCGCGTTCTTCCTGGCGGACACCTCCGACGGGGTGATGCGGCTGCGGCTGACCGCCTCGTACGGCTACGTCGCCCGGGGGCACGAGGTCACCTTCGGGCCGGGTGAGGGGCTGGTCGGCCAGGCCGCCCTCTCCCGCCGGACGATCCGGCTCAACGCGCTGCCCGACGGGCGGATCACCCTGCGGTCGGGGCTGGCCGAGACGCTGCCGTCCGACCTGGTGGTGCTGCCGATCCTGTTCGAGGGGGAGCTGCTCGGGGTGATCGAGTTCGCCAGCGTGGCCCGCTTCTCGGAGCTGCACCTGGCGTTCCTGGAGCGGCTGGTGCTCACCATCGGCGTCGCGGTCAACACCATCCAGGCCAACCGGCGTACGGAGGAGCTGCTGGCCCAGTCGCAGCGGTTGGCGCTGGAGTTGCAGGACCAGTCGGCGGAGTTGCAGCGCACCAACGCCGAGCTGGAGGACAAGGCCAAGCTGCTGAGCGAGCAGAAGGGCAACATCGAGACCAAGAACCGGGAGATCGAGCTGGCCCGGCTCGGCCTGGAGGAGAAGGCCCAGCAGCTCACCCGGGCGTCGGCGTACAAGTCGGAGTTCCTGGCCAACATGAGCCACGAGCTGCGTACCCCGTTGAACTCGTTGTTGCTGCTGGCCCGGCTGCTGGTGGAGAACTCGGAGCGCAACCTCACCCCGAAGCAGATCGAGTTCGCCCGGACGATCCACGGCTCCGGCTCGGACCTGCTGCGCTTGATCGACGACATCCTGGACCTGTCCAAGATCGAGGCCGGTCGGATGGACGTCGAACCGACGGAGATCCGGTTCGCCGAGATCCGGAACTACGTGGAGCAGGCGTTCGCCCCGCAGGCGGAGGACAAGAACCTCGACTTCCAGGTACGGGTGGCCAAGGAGCTGCCCCCGGCGCTGGTGACCGACGCCCAGCGGTTGCAGCAGATCCTGCGCAACATGCTCTCCAACGCGGTGAAGTTCACCGACAACGGCGCGGTCACCCTGCGGATCGCCCCGGCGGCGGAGAACGCGGTCTTCGACGTGCCGGCGCTGACCAACGCCCGGCAGGTGATCGCCTTCACCGTGATCGACACCGGCATCGGCATCTCGGACGACAAGCTCAGCATCATCTTCGAGGCGTTCCAGCAGGCCGACGGCACCACCAGCCGGCGGTACGGCGGCACCGGGCTGGGCCTGTCGATCAGCCGGGACCTGGCGCGGCTGATCGGCGGCACGATCACCGTGACCTCCGCGCCGGGGCAGGGTTCGACGTTCACCCTGTTCGTACCGGACGTGCTGGCGCCGGACGCGGTGGTGGCCCCGCAGTCGCCGTCGCCGGAGCGGGCGGGGCTGCCGTCGTCGCTGCTGATGCCGCCGATGGAGCTGCTGGCCACGCCGGAGGCCCCGGCCACCCGGCAGCTGGACGGCGCCACCGTACTGATCGTCGACGACGACGTACGCAACGTGTTCGCGTTGACCAGCGCGTTGGAGCTGCACGGGATGACCGTGCTGTACTCGGACAACGGCGCGGACGGCGTCCGTGTGCTGGCGGAGCATCCGGAGGTGGACATCGTGCTGATGGACGCCATGATGCCCGACCAGGACGGGTACGAGACGACCCGGCAGATCCGCCGTAACCACCGCTTCGCCGACCTGCCGATCGTCTTCCTCACCGCCAAGGCGATGCCGGGTGACCGGGAGTCGGCGCTGGCGGCCGGGGGTAGCGACTACATCACCAAGCCGGTGGACCTGGACGGGCTGATCGAGCGGATGGCGTCCTGGATCAGCGGCCGCCGAGACAGGGAGAATTCGTGA